From Cricetulus griseus strain 17A/GY chromosome 1 unlocalized genomic scaffold, alternate assembly CriGri-PICRH-1.0 chr1_0, whole genome shotgun sequence, a single genomic window includes:
- the Tcp11 gene encoding T-complex protein 11 homolog isoform X2, whose amino-acid sequence MPDVKERAARKGPSAAEGASREPHAGHTRQDASSAQGHRSRLVERVHDVSKADGHSEEKTLSSSSLEGKGKETMPSDFWDHLKEQLSSVPPDFSCALELLKEVREILLSLLLPRQNRLRSEIEEALDMDFLHQQADRGDLNVTYLSKYILNMMVLLCAPVRDEAVQRLENITDPVRLLRGIFQVLGLMKMDMVNYTIQSLQPQMQEHSIQFERAQFQERLNKQPSLLDHTTKWLMQAATDLSSPPAMCHDTLESSIPGPSPSDMDSPEPLSPSMVLSQGFLNLLLWDAEDEEFPETLLMDRARLQELELQRSQLTVLASVLLVASSFSGSVLFGSPQFVDKLKRITKSLVEDFNSRPEETMCTVSDQVTQEIHQSLKSMGLSPLSSDNTASLIGQLQNIAKKENCVRSVIDQRIHLFLKCCLVLGVQRSLMDLPGGLTLIEAELAELGQKFVSLTQHNQQVFGPYYTEILKPLLSPGQV is encoded by the exons GGCTGGTGGAGAGAGTTCATGATGTTTCCAAGGCTGATGGCCACTCGGAAGAGAAGACTTTATCTTCGAGCAG CCTGGAAGGCAAGGGCAAGGAGACAATGCCCAGTGACTTTTGGGACCACCTGAAAGAGCAGCTGTCGTCTGTGCCCCCTGACTTCAGCTGTGCTCTTGAACTTCTGAAAGAGGTCAGGGAG ATCCTGTTGTCGCTGCTGTTACCACGTCAGAACCGCCTAAGAAGTGAGATCGAAGAGGCTCTAGACATGGACTTCCTCCATCAGCAAGCTGACCGTGGGGACCTGAATGTCACCTATCTCTCTAAGTACATTCTCAACATGATGGTCTTGCTGTGTGCACCAGTCCGAGACGAAGCCGTGCAGAGACTGGAGAACATCACGGACCCCGTGCGGCTACTGAG GggcatcttccaagtgctgggactgatgAAAATGGACATGGTGAACTATACCATTCAGAGCCTGCAGCCCCAGATGCAGGAGCATTCCATCCAGTTTGAGCGGGCCCAGTTCCAGGAGCGTCTCAACAAGCAGCCTA GCCTCCTCGATCACACCACCAAATGGCTGATGCAGGCTGCCACAGACCTCTCCAGCCCGCCTGCAATGTGCCATGACACACTGGAGTCGAGTATACCTGGTCCATCTCCCAGTGACATGGATTCCCCGGAGCCACTCAGCCCTTCGATGGTGCTGTCCCAGGGATTCCTGAACCTTCTCCTCTGGGATGCAGAGGACGAAGAGTTTCCTGAG acCCTGCTGATGGACAGAGCCCGGCTgcaggagctggagttgcagcGAAGCCAGCTAACCGTCCTTGCATCCGTCCTGCTGGTGGCcagtagcttctctggcagcgTACTGTTCGGTTCGCCCCAGTTTGTGGATAAACTGAAGCGAATAACAAAGTCCCTGGTGGAGGATTTCAACTCCAG GCCCGAGGAGACCATGTGCACTGTGAGTGACCAGGTGACCCAGGAGATCCACCAGAGTCTTAAAAGCATGGGCCTTAGCCCTCTGAGCAGTGACAACACCGCGTCTCTGATAGGACAGCTCCAGAACATTGCCAAGAAAGAGAACTGTGTCCGCAGCGTCATTG ATCAGCGGATCCATTTGTTCCTCAAATGCTGCCTGGTTCTTGGAGTGCAGCGATCCCTGATGGACCTTCCTGGAGGCCTCACTCTCATCGAAGCAGAGCTGGCAGAGCTGGGCCAGAAGTTTGTCAGCCTCACACAACACAATCAGCAGGTCTTTGGTCCCTACTACACGGAGATTTTAAaacccctcctctccccaggccAGGTCTGA